In Ruminococcaceae bacterium BL-6, a genomic segment contains:
- a CDS encoding Rossmann fold nucleotide-binding protein Smf possibly involved in DNA uptake has translation MEIDSRAFWVWLQRALGAGSGKPRRILSVFPGPREFYEAGRREWTMLGIFTQKELFAMESFSPEEAQETVRRSEELGHRVVTQESAEYPQCLRNIHNPPCALYVRGSLPDFDAIPSVAVVGTRGATFSGRRIAFGLSCQLAGAGAVVVSGGARGIDTAAHKGALQAGGKTVCVLGCGLDFPYLMENAGLRDSIALCGAVISEYPLGTPGSKRAFPIRNRIISGLCDGTLVVEAAAKSGSLITADLALEQGRDVFAVPCGLDNPVSRGVNNLIKTGAVPVSSGYEILEQYRSRYPGKIRFEKERDLSGLLRGAPASAGQRKPPAPSRRAEPKEERAPCGAEFSADARAVCAQIGPEPVPFSVLGQKTGLDAARLLSALTELELGEKIESLGGRRYRLPR, from the coding sequence ATGGAAATCGATTCCAGGGCATTCTGGGTCTGGCTTCAGCGGGCGCTCGGCGCCGGGAGCGGCAAGCCGCGCAGAATCCTTTCCGTTTTTCCCGGCCCCCGCGAATTTTACGAAGCGGGCCGCCGGGAATGGACCATGCTCGGCATTTTTACCCAGAAGGAGCTTTTCGCGATGGAATCTTTTTCGCCCGAAGAGGCGCAGGAGACCGTACGGCGCTCCGAAGAGCTCGGCCATCGCGTCGTGACGCAGGAAAGCGCGGAATATCCGCAGTGCCTGCGGAATATTCATAACCCGCCCTGCGCACTTTATGTGCGTGGGAGTCTTCCGGATTTCGACGCGATTCCGTCCGTCGCGGTGGTGGGGACGCGCGGCGCGACCTTTTCCGGGCGGAGGATCGCGTTCGGCCTTTCCTGCCAGCTCGCCGGGGCGGGCGCGGTCGTCGTCAGCGGCGGCGCGCGCGGAATCGACACGGCGGCGCACAAGGGCGCGCTTCAGGCGGGCGGGAAAACGGTCTGCGTCCTCGGGTGCGGGCTGGATTTCCCCTATCTGATGGAAAACGCCGGCCTGCGCGACAGCATCGCGCTGTGCGGCGCCGTGATTTCGGAATATCCGCTGGGAACGCCCGGCTCCAAAAGGGCCTTTCCCATCCGGAACCGCATCATTTCCGGCCTTTGCGACGGCACTCTGGTGGTGGAGGCCGCCGCCAAAAGCGGCTCGCTGATCACGGCGGACCTCGCGCTCGAACAGGGCAGGGATGTGTTCGCCGTCCCGTGCGGGCTCGACAACCCCGTTTCGCGCGGCGTCAACAATCTGATCAAAACCGGCGCGGTTCCCGTCAGCAGCGGGTACGAGATTCTGGAGCAGTACCGGTCCCGCTACCCGGGGAAAATACGATTCGAAAAGGAAAGGGACCTTTCCGGCCTGCTCCGCGGCGCTCCGGCTTCCGCCGGGCAGCGGAAGCCGCCGGCCCCTTCCCGGCGGGCGGAGCCGAAAGAGGAGCGCGCCCCCTGCGGCGCGGAATTTTCCGCGGATGCCCGGGCGGTCTGCGCGCAGATCGGCCCCGAGCCCGTCCCGTTTTCCGTGCTCGGGCAGAAAACCGGGCTCGACGCCGCCCGCCTGCTCTCGGCCCTGACGGAGCTGGAGCTCGGGGAAAAAATCGAGTCGCTCGGCGGGCGGCGCTACCGTCTGCCGCGGTAA
- the plsX gene encoding phosphate:acyl-ACP acyltransferase (Evidence 2a : Function from experimental evidences in other organisms; PubMedId : 8759840, 12682299, 16949372, 17557823, 17645809, 18369234, 19282621, 19850612, 24224907, 26816052, 26850107; Product type e : enzyme) has product MKIIVDAFGGDNAPLEIIKGCADAVKSLDIDILLTGREPEIRSTAEKNEISLERMEIVDAPGVVTMEDSPGEIMRSKKDSSMAEGLRLLAEGKGDAFLSAGNSGALVVGTSLIVKRIKGIKRVAFAPVMPKKSGFFMLIDCGANVDCRPEMLQRFGVMGSIYMEKVMNIEKPRVALANIGTEEHKGGELQHGAFELLKESPVNFVGNIEARDISNDGADVVVSDGFTGNIILKMFEGVAIMLMGKFKEILTKSSKNKLAAGILMKDIVALKKSMDYNEYGGAPIMGAAKPVFKVHGSARAKTVESALRLTKAYVAGNVIDEISRSVSELS; this is encoded by the coding sequence TTGAAAATCATTGTAGACGCATTCGGGGGAGACAACGCGCCGCTGGAAATCATCAAGGGATGCGCGGACGCGGTGAAAAGCCTGGATATCGATATCCTGCTGACGGGCAGGGAGCCGGAGATCCGCAGCACGGCGGAGAAAAACGAGATTTCGCTGGAGCGCATGGAGATCGTCGACGCGCCCGGCGTCGTCACGATGGAAGACAGCCCGGGCGAAATCATGAGGTCCAAAAAGGATTCCTCCATGGCCGAGGGGCTGCGCCTTCTCGCCGAAGGGAAGGGGGACGCGTTCCTGTCCGCCGGGAACAGCGGCGCGCTGGTGGTCGGCACCTCGCTGATCGTCAAGCGGATCAAGGGGATCAAAAGGGTCGCGTTTGCCCCGGTCATGCCGAAAAAGAGCGGTTTTTTCATGCTGATCGACTGCGGCGCGAACGTGGACTGCCGCCCCGAAATGCTCCAGCGGTTCGGCGTCATGGGCTCCATCTATATGGAAAAAGTGATGAACATTGAAAAGCCGCGTGTCGCCCTCGCCAACATCGGCACCGAGGAGCACAAGGGCGGCGAGCTTCAGCACGGCGCGTTCGAGCTGCTCAAGGAATCCCCGGTCAATTTTGTCGGGAACATCGAGGCCCGCGACATTTCGAACGACGGCGCGGATGTCGTGGTTTCGGACGGCTTCACCGGGAACATCATCCTCAAGATGTTCGAGGGCGTCGCGATCATGCTGATGGGAAAGTTTAAGGAAATTTTGACGAAGAGCTCCAAAAACAAGCTGGCCGCCGGAATTTTGATGAAGGATATCGTCGCGCTGAAAAAGTCCATGGATTACAACGAGTACGGCGGCGCGCCGATCATGGGCGCGGCAAAACCCGTGTTCAAGGTGCATGGAAGCGCCAGGGCGAAGACGGTGGAAAGCGCCCTGCGTCTGACGAAAGCTTATGTGGCGGGAAACGTGATCGACGAGATCAGCCGTTCCGTTTCGGAGCTTTCCTGA
- the trmFO gene encoding tRNA:m(5)U-54 methyltransferase (Evidence 2a : Function from experimental evidences in other organisms; PubMedId : 16027442, 21561081, 23095745, 23157377, 27825927, 28745052; Product type e : enzyme) — protein MSVTVVGAGLAGCEAAWQLARAGIPVELYEGKPQFFSPAHRNPGFAELVCSNSLKADRIDSAAGLLKEEMRRLGSLLTQCADQTRVPAGGALAVDRDAFSAAATEKILANPLIRVHRELVSAVPRDGLRIVATGPLTSPPLAGNIALLCGGSLSFFDAAAPIVTAESLDRDFCFAASRYDKGGDSAYLNCPMNKEEYERFYDALLSAQRAPIHGFDAADPKVYEGCMPVEVMAARGRDTLRFGPLKPVGLRDPRTGHRPWAVVQLRQENAAATLYNLVGFQTNLKFGEQKRVFGLIPGLRRAEFMRYGVMHRNTFLNSPKVLSADFSMKSDRNLFFAGQITGVEGYMESAASGIMAGRNAARRLRGLQTQALPPETMIGALSRYIEQCDPAHFQPMGANFGILPPLAEEIRDKRERYAQLARRSLEKLKPYIETVRPENRT, from the coding sequence ATGAGCGTTACGGTCGTCGGGGCCGGGCTCGCCGGCTGTGAAGCCGCGTGGCAGCTCGCCCGGGCGGGAATCCCCGTCGAGCTTTACGAGGGTAAGCCGCAGTTCTTTTCGCCGGCCCACCGGAATCCCGGCTTTGCGGAGCTGGTCTGCTCGAATTCCCTGAAGGCGGACCGTATCGACAGCGCCGCCGGCCTTTTGAAGGAGGAAATGCGGCGCCTCGGCTCCCTTCTGACGCAGTGCGCCGACCAAACGCGCGTGCCGGCCGGCGGGGCGCTGGCGGTCGACCGCGACGCCTTTTCCGCCGCCGCGACGGAAAAGATCCTCGCGAATCCGCTGATCCGGGTCCACCGGGAGCTGGTGAGCGCGGTGCCTCGGGATGGCCTGCGCATCGTGGCCACGGGGCCGCTGACGTCGCCGCCGCTTGCCGGCAACATCGCTTTGCTGTGCGGCGGGAGCCTCAGCTTTTTCGACGCCGCGGCCCCCATCGTGACGGCGGAAAGCCTCGACCGGGACTTCTGCTTCGCCGCCTCCCGTTATGACAAGGGCGGCGACAGCGCCTACCTGAACTGCCCGATGAACAAAGAGGAATACGAGCGCTTTTACGACGCGCTCCTTTCGGCGCAGCGGGCTCCGATCCACGGCTTCGACGCCGCGGACCCGAAGGTGTACGAGGGCTGCATGCCGGTGGAGGTCATGGCGGCGCGCGGGCGCGACACCCTGCGGTTCGGCCCGCTCAAGCCGGTGGGCCTGCGCGACCCGCGCACGGGGCACCGCCCGTGGGCCGTGGTTCAGCTTCGGCAGGAGAACGCCGCCGCCACCCTTTACAACCTGGTCGGGTTTCAGACCAACCTGAAATTCGGCGAGCAGAAGCGGGTATTCGGCCTGATCCCCGGGCTCCGCCGCGCGGAGTTCATGCGCTACGGCGTGATGCACCGCAACACTTTCCTGAATTCGCCGAAGGTGCTTTCCGCCGACTTCAGCATGAAGTCGGACCGGAATCTGTTCTTCGCCGGGCAGATCACGGGGGTGGAGGGCTATATGGAATCCGCCGCTTCCGGGATCATGGCGGGCCGGAACGCGGCCCGAAGGCTGCGCGGCCTGCAGACGCAGGCGCTGCCGCCGGAAACGATGATCGGCGCGCTCAGCCGCTATATCGAGCAGTGCGACCCGGCCCACTTTCAGCCGATGGGCGCGAATTTCGGAATCCTTCCGCCGCTTGCGGAGGAAATCCGGGACAAGCGGGAGCGCTATGCGCAGCTTGCCCGGCGTTCGCTGGAAAAACTCAAACCGTATATCGAAACCGTCCGACCGGAAAATCGGACTTGA
- the rnc gene encoding ribonuclease III (Evidence 2a : Function from experimental evidences in other organisms; PubMedId : 11123676, 12682299, 16179796, 22412379, 23300471, 26883633; Product type e : enzyme) has translation MQKQNWKKLEDRIGYHFKNPKYLATALTHSSYANEEKPAGHSNERLEFLGDSVLGVVVADYLFRNCPDLPEGELTKNRAALVCEKALCGFSRQLGVGDYLLLSRGEQNSGGRTRSSILADAFEALIAAIYLDAGMEEARRFILRFVLPVFRAVKPKAFKDYKTALQEIVQQNPEEQLEYVLTGESGPDHDKHFTVEVHLNDNVIGKGGGRSKKEAEQQAAREALELMGY, from the coding sequence ATGCAGAAGCAGAACTGGAAGAAGCTGGAGGACAGGATCGGATATCATTTCAAAAATCCGAAATATCTTGCCACCGCGCTGACCCATTCTTCTTATGCGAACGAGGAAAAGCCGGCGGGCCACAGCAACGAGCGCCTGGAATTTCTGGGGGATTCGGTGCTGGGGGTCGTCGTGGCGGATTATCTGTTCCGGAACTGCCCCGATCTGCCGGAGGGGGAGCTCACCAAAAACCGCGCGGCTCTGGTGTGCGAAAAAGCCCTGTGCGGGTTTTCCCGCCAGCTCGGCGTCGGGGATTACCTGCTTTTGAGCCGCGGCGAGCAGAATTCCGGCGGGCGCACCCGCTCCTCGATTCTGGCGGATGCCTTCGAGGCGCTGATCGCGGCGATCTATCTGGATGCCGGCATGGAGGAAGCGCGCAGGTTCATCCTGCGTTTCGTGCTGCCCGTGTTCCGGGCGGTGAAGCCGAAGGCGTTCAAGGACTATAAGACCGCGCTGCAGGAGATCGTGCAGCAGAACCCCGAGGAACAGCTGGAATATGTGCTCACCGGCGAAAGCGGGCCGGACCACGACAAGCATTTCACCGTGGAGGTGCATCTGAACGACAACGTGATCGGCAAGGGCGGCGGGCGCAGCAAAAAGGAAGCGGAGCAGCAGGCGGCGCGCGAGGCGCTGGAGCTGATGGGCTATTGA
- a CDS encoding Radical SAM protein, with protein sequence MKHANVALFVPNVGCPHRCSFCDQRSISGETRLPGAEDVARAAETARRSLKEKSRFAEIAFFGGSFTAMNRDYMCSLLEAAAPYVQKGLFAGIRISTRPDAADEETLKLLRRYGVTAVELGAQSMDDEVLRKNGRGHTAKDVETASARIRADGFSLGLQMMTGLYGDDEKGAERTARALAALHPDTVRIYPTIVMEGTELAERYRRGEYRPMALSRAVDLCCTLLGFFQERGIRVIRLGLHSTPELERGRLAGPWHPAFRELCESRMMLRNITAYLGREKVPQGDLLIRVSPSCVSRATGQKRCNLSALLSLGYRAEITADDTVAPFSFAVTKSEGR encoded by the coding sequence TTGAAACACGCGAACGTCGCGCTTTTCGTGCCGAACGTCGGCTGCCCGCACCGGTGCAGCTTCTGTGACCAGCGCAGCATTTCGGGGGAAACCCGCCTGCCGGGCGCGGAGGATGTGGCCCGCGCGGCGGAAACCGCCCGCCGGAGCCTGAAAGAAAAAAGCCGTTTCGCGGAAATCGCTTTTTTCGGCGGCAGCTTCACCGCGATGAACCGGGACTATATGTGCTCGCTTCTGGAAGCCGCCGCTCCCTATGTGCAAAAAGGTCTGTTCGCCGGGATCCGCATTTCCACCCGGCCCGACGCGGCGGATGAGGAAACCCTGAAGCTGCTCCGCCGGTACGGGGTCACGGCCGTCGAGCTGGGCGCGCAGAGCATGGACGACGAGGTGCTGCGGAAGAACGGGCGCGGCCATACGGCAAAGGATGTGGAAACCGCGTCCGCGCGGATCCGTGCGGACGGCTTCTCGCTGGGGCTTCAGATGATGACCGGGCTTTACGGGGATGACGAAAAGGGCGCGGAGCGGACCGCGCGTGCGCTCGCCGCCCTGCATCCGGATACCGTGCGGATTTACCCGACCATCGTGATGGAGGGCACCGAGCTTGCGGAAAGGTACCGCCGCGGGGAATACCGGCCCATGGCGCTTTCCCGGGCGGTGGACCTGTGCTGCACCCTGCTCGGCTTTTTTCAGGAGAGGGGCATACGGGTCATCCGCCTCGGCCTGCACAGCACGCCGGAGCTGGAACGGGGACGGCTCGCCGGGCCGTGGCATCCCGCCTTCCGCGAGCTGTGCGAAAGCCGGATGATGCTGCGGAATATCACCGCGTATTTAGGGCGGGAAAAGGTTCCGCAGGGGGATTTGCTGATCCGTGTCAGCCCCTCCTGCGTTTCCAGGGCGACGGGGCAGAAGCGGTGCAATCTTTCGGCGCTTCTGTCCCTCGGCTACCGGGCTGAAATCACGGCGGATGACACCGTCGCTCCCTTTTCCTTTGCCGTGACCAAATCAGAAGGCAGGTGA
- a CDS encoding RNA methyltransferase, with protein MMLPDVIASRKNEGVRRAAKLAGSAAFRREQGEFLAEGARLCADAAVSGAAIETAFFTEEAARRYQGYLERILPRARSVCRIAPHVADLLSATKQPQGIFCVVRMPEHRKTPREMEPAGCYVALENIQDPANLGAVLRTAEALGISGAFLSEGCCDLYGPKVLRASMGAVFRLPFCVLPDFAEGMRSLKKFGFFPVAAVPDKNARSVTETKFPEGSVAAVGNEGNGLSAAAVEACAGRVTIPMLGRAESLNAAASAAILMWEMMRTRGK; from the coding sequence ATGATGTTGCCAGATGTGATTGCCAGCAGAAAAAACGAAGGGGTCAGGCGCGCGGCAAAGCTCGCCGGCTCCGCCGCCTTCCGGCGGGAGCAGGGGGAGTTTCTGGCGGAGGGGGCGCGCCTGTGCGCGGATGCCGCCGTGAGCGGCGCCGCGATCGAGACCGCCTTTTTTACGGAGGAAGCCGCGCGCCGGTACCAGGGCTATCTGGAACGGATTCTGCCCCGGGCGCGCAGCGTCTGCCGGATCGCGCCGCACGTCGCGGATCTTCTGTCCGCGACGAAGCAGCCGCAGGGGATCTTCTGCGTCGTTCGGATGCCGGAGCACCGGAAAACGCCGCGGGAGATGGAGCCCGCCGGCTGCTATGTGGCGCTGGAAAACATCCAGGATCCCGCAAACCTGGGCGCCGTTCTGCGCACGGCGGAGGCCCTCGGGATCAGCGGGGCGTTCCTGTCGGAGGGCTGCTGCGACCTGTACGGCCCGAAGGTACTGCGCGCCAGCATGGGCGCGGTGTTCCGTCTTCCGTTCTGTGTCCTGCCCGATTTTGCGGAGGGGATGCGCTCCCTGAAAAAATTCGGTTTTTTCCCCGTCGCGGCTGTGCCGGATAAAAACGCGCGGAGTGTGACGGAAACGAAATTCCCGGAAGGCAGCGTCGCGGCGGTCGGGAACGAGGGGAACGGCCTGAGCGCGGCCGCCGTGGAAGCCTGTGCCGGGCGGGTGACGATCCCCATGCTGGGGCGGGCGGAATCCCTGAACGCGGCGGCGAGCGCCGCGATTCTGATGTGGGAAATGATGAGGACGCGGGGGAAATGA
- the topA gene encoding DNA topoisomerase I (Evidence 2a : Function from experimental evidences in other organisms; PubMedId : 9580687, 12682299, 16585761, 23133654; Product type e : enzyme) produces MSKLVIVESPAKAKTIKKYLGSGYEVVASMGHVRDLPENRLSVDIKHDFRPKYEIIKGKEKLVKDLQQAAEKSDAVLLATDPDREGEAISWHLAYLLGMNVDDENRVTFNEITRTGISVGMEHPRTIDLNLVNAQQARRILDRLVGYKLSPFLSQKIRRGLSAGRVQSVAVRLIVDREEEIRAFVPEEYWSIDAKMIPQGARKAFPASFYGNADGKIKIENKEQADKILADLKDAEYRVSKVKKGSRRKSPAPPFTTSTLQQEASRKLGFQARRTMKAAQELYEGVEVEGMGAMGLITYMRTDSLRISEDAIHDATAYISDRWGKKYLPDTPRHFKSRANAQDGHEAIRPSMPSLAPERVKDSLSSDQYKLYKLIWERFLACQMANCLQSTTQAEIQGGDYIFKASGYTVTFDGFTVLYEESKDEETEKGGALPVLAADMPLKLKEIAGNQHFTQPPARYTEASLIKALEENGIGRPSTYAATISTITGREYVVREGKALKPTELGEVTTKLMREHFPKIVNVKFTAQVESDLDQVQSGKTNWVETLHSFYGDFEQTLKKAKDEMDGVKIQLKEDVTDVICEKCGRHMVIKTGRYGKFLACPGYPECKNVKKLVIYTGAECPKCGGKVVVKKTKKGRTFYGCSEYPKCDFVSWDEPTKEKCPRCGKTLLKKKGKHPKLYCVTPDCGYEKTEEE; encoded by the coding sequence ATGTCAAAACTGGTGATCGTCGAATCGCCCGCGAAGGCAAAAACAATCAAAAAATACCTGGGTTCCGGTTACGAGGTGGTCGCGTCCATGGGTCATGTGCGCGATCTGCCGGAAAACCGTTTAAGCGTGGATATAAAGCATGATTTCCGTCCGAAGTACGAAATCATCAAGGGAAAGGAAAAGCTGGTCAAAGACCTGCAGCAGGCCGCGGAAAAAAGCGACGCCGTCCTTCTGGCGACCGACCCGGATCGCGAGGGCGAGGCCATTTCGTGGCATCTTGCCTATCTGCTCGGCATGAACGTCGACGACGAAAACCGCGTGACCTTCAACGAGATCACCCGTACCGGGATTTCAGTCGGCATGGAGCACCCGCGCACCATCGACCTCAACCTGGTCAACGCGCAGCAGGCCCGCCGGATCCTGGACCGCCTGGTCGGCTATAAATTGAGCCCGTTCCTCTCGCAGAAAATCCGCCGCGGCCTTTCCGCCGGGCGCGTGCAGTCGGTCGCCGTGCGCCTCATCGTCGACCGCGAGGAGGAGATCCGCGCCTTTGTGCCGGAGGAATACTGGTCGATCGACGCGAAGATGATCCCACAGGGGGCGCGCAAGGCGTTCCCCGCCTCCTTTTACGGAAACGCGGACGGCAAGATCAAGATCGAAAACAAGGAGCAGGCCGACAAGATCCTCGCCGACTTGAAGGACGCCGAGTACCGCGTGTCCAAGGTAAAAAAAGGCTCGCGCAGGAAGTCGCCCGCGCCGCCGTTCACCACATCCACCCTTCAGCAGGAAGCCTCGCGAAAGCTGGGCTTCCAGGCGCGCCGCACCATGAAGGCCGCCCAGGAGCTGTACGAGGGCGTGGAGGTCGAAGGGATGGGCGCGATGGGCCTGATCACCTACATGAGAACCGACTCCCTGCGGATCTCGGAGGACGCCATCCACGACGCCACGGCCTATATTTCCGACCGGTGGGGGAAGAAATACCTGCCTGACACGCCCCGACACTTCAAGAGCAGGGCGAACGCGCAGGACGGCCACGAGGCCATACGCCCCTCGATGCCAAGCCTTGCGCCGGAGCGGGTGAAGGACAGCCTCTCTTCCGACCAGTACAAGCTCTACAAGCTGATCTGGGAGCGGTTCCTCGCGTGCCAGATGGCCAACTGCCTGCAGAGCACCACACAGGCGGAAATCCAGGGCGGGGATTATATCTTCAAGGCTTCCGGCTATACGGTGACGTTCGACGGCTTCACGGTGCTTTACGAAGAGAGCAAAGACGAAGAGACCGAGAAGGGCGGGGCCCTGCCGGTGCTTGCCGCGGATATGCCCCTGAAGCTCAAGGAGATCGCGGGCAATCAGCACTTCACCCAGCCGCCGGCACGCTATACGGAGGCCTCTCTGATCAAGGCGCTGGAAGAAAACGGGATCGGCCGCCCCTCGACCTATGCGGCGACCATCTCCACCATCACGGGGCGCGAGTACGTCGTGCGCGAGGGCAAGGCCCTGAAGCCGACGGAGCTGGGCGAAGTCACCACCAAGCTGATGCGCGAGCACTTCCCGAAGATCGTCAACGTCAAATTCACCGCGCAGGTGGAGAGCGACCTCGATCAGGTGCAGAGCGGGAAAACCAACTGGGTGGAGACGCTCCACTCCTTCTACGGCGATTTCGAGCAGACGCTGAAAAAGGCCAAAGACGAGATGGATGGCGTCAAAATCCAGCTCAAAGAGGATGTCACCGACGTCATCTGCGAGAAATGCGGACGCCATATGGTGATCAAAACGGGGCGCTACGGCAAGTTTCTCGCCTGCCCGGGGTACCCCGAATGCAAAAACGTCAAGAAGCTCGTGATCTATACGGGCGCGGAATGCCCGAAATGCGGCGGAAAGGTCGTCGTGAAAAAGACGAAAAAGGGACGGACGTTCTACGGGTGCAGCGAATACCCGAAGTGCGACTTCGTCTCATGGGATGAGCCGACGAAGGAGAAATGCCCCCGCTGCGGCAAGACGCTTCTGAAAAAGAAGGGCAAGCACCCGAAGCTCTACTGCGTCACACCGGACTGCGGCTATGAAAAGACGGAGGAAGAATGA